The DNA region CACCTAGTGGGGCTCAGGGGGAGTGCTTGGGTGCCTTTCCCAGGCGCGTCCCCCTCACCTCACTCCCACCCTGGTAGAaatctgggcgggggggggcatgtgaTCCCTGCGTCCCCTATGTGTGGAGTGATGGATCTTTTAAAGTCTGTATTTGAACCAAGTGGAAAACAGGTCTGTCTGGGTCTTGAATACAAATGAAGCCGTGACAATGGGATTACAATGTACATACGTGGCAAACAAGCATCAAAGCTCACAAGCGATAGTTGGGGACTCACCACGTCCGGATCACCAAGGAGGGTGTATTTGCTCGTCTGACCAGCCTGGTCACCAGGCAGAGACAACAGTCAACGAAACCATCAGGAGAGCGCGTGGGGAAAGGTGACCACATAACGATCTCGACTGGGGATGGAGCCGGCACCCGCCTCTTGAAGCAGGAACAATAAACTTTGAGAGAGATGCTTTATAGTGGAGTACAATGGGAGAGGCGGAGAACCCCAAAGTTATCCATCGCTGGACGGGGGTCAGAGCTCTAGCAAACTCTTGGGTGCTTCagccaagggggtggggtggggcaaagTTTCTGGGAACAAAAGATCAGTAAGAAATCAACCTTGAACCAAACCTGTAGCTTGTTAAGTTACGCCTTAGCCATTAgaaagtgtattttatttttgtttgtgactgtgacacagggccagaaaaGGTTACATAActtgcaggctaattgacccagattcaacctttagagacatattaATAGATAacgtttgtgtttttgtgtgtttacatatatattgttaggGGTTAACAGGGTAACCAACCGATCCTGTCTAtcgctgtattctgttaattcagagatcaaaaggagatgTTAACATTTAGATCAACTGTGAACATAGTGAGAGCATTGTCTTGATTTCTCTTGGAAGTGTATAGCAACTCTCCTGCAAATGATGGGAGACAGGCAATTGCCTCATGTTAATCCATGAAGCTAAATACCAGTGGGGTTAGGAAATAGAAGGGCACTTCAGAGACACTGTTGTTCACCCAAGGACTGCATGCGGTCAAGAGGCAGCCCCgaaaattatagaatatcagggttggaagggacctcaggaggtcatctagtccaaccccctgctcaaagcaggcccaatccccagacagatttttgccccagatccctaaatggctccctcaaggattgaactcacatgtATAGAGAGCTTTTGGGACCTGCTCCTTTCATCTCAGATTTGCTTATGCTTcctcaggggaagtttgagtcgcaagactgaggacTCCAGTCTCATCTGGATCTccctgatattggacattggactgaaCCTATGGCCTAATGCTGAAAGAATTCAGGGCAActctaaagctcaccatctctactatgaaactgacctgaGGATTTTATTCATGTCTGTATGTTCTGAGATTGTGCCCTCCCATTATCAGAATCTCTggagtggttctcaatcaggggtacgcgtccccctgggggtacgcagaggtcttccagggggcacaGCGACTCATCTAGATACGTGCCTAGTTTTATAAAAGGctaaataaaaagcactagtaaAGTCAGCACAGacaaaaatttcatacagacaatggcttgtttccactgctctatagactatacgcTGAAATGGaaggacaatatttatattcccatcggtttattttataattctatggtaaaaaggagaaagtcaccaattttcagtaatagtggctgtgacacttctgttgAGAGCCGTTGGCCTAGAGAACGTCATTTCCGGCGTATATACATCACTCCTCACCTGTTCTCCATACGTACATCTCCACAGTGGTTCTGATGGCCAGTGcgacacaggctttcattagagaATTGCGTGACATTCTCCTGGGGAGCGGGTAACCCCTATGTACCTCTATGTCTGCTGCCACTTGGCATCTGGAAGTCCTTGGGTCACACATCCCaccacccctccccacagcatgAGGGGCACCCCTGacgctccctcccctgcccctaggGGGGCTGGTTTATCCCCTGTCCATGCTAATCTACCCCACTGTGAATTACCCCTCCTGGAGACGGGGCCCTGTCATTGCCCAGCGTTAGGTGTTCAGTGCCTAGGACAAAGGGGGCCTCATTCCTGACTGGGTGTCCTTAAGCTTAAATCACTGCGGTAggcctcaggagatctgggttcagttcctggctgtgccaccgACTCCGGGGAGTGATCTAGAGCAAGTCACTGTATCTTTTTGAGCCTCAGTTTCCTACCTGTAATAATGATCCTTCTCTTGTCTATGTAGACTGAAGGGTCTTtgtgacagggactgtctctctctctgtgtctgtgcagcacctggcacaacagggccctgatctcagctagggcagggactgtctctccctgtgtgtctgtgcagcgcccggcacaacagggccctgatctcagctggggcagggactgtctctccctgtgtgtctgtgcagcacccggcacaacggggccctgatctcagctggtgcagggactgtctctccctgtgtgtctgtgcagcacctggcaccatggggccctgatatAATAGCACTGATATTATTTTGCCATTGCTACTCATTAAGGAGTAGCGCCAGTATTAAACGATGATGCTGAAAGGACTGTGCGGCATAATTTATAATTATATCAGGTAATACTAATAATTAGTTGGTGTAATTAATAACACTCTAGCTTTTTTCATCTAATGATCTCCAAGCCCATTCAAAACAGCTGTTAATTAAATCCTGGAACAGCACATAGGTCACTGGCCTTATTTTACAGCCAAAGAAATGGAGGAGGAGTGGCAAAGccaaggatagaacccaggagtcctggctcctagccccctcTGTGCTGACCCATTAGACCcctctcccctctcagagctggggataaTACCCAGGTGTCCTGATGCAGCTGCTCTCCTCACTAGCTCACACTTCCCTCCGCTAAATTGGGGGTAAGAAAACACTGAATAGAGACTAGATCTAATGACATGATTGTTTTGTTTAGCTAACCCCAGTCCCGTTTATAACCAGGCTGGTCCTGTGCAGGAGGCATCTGGTCCATTTTGCCCTGCCTCAGTCAGCCCCATCTCCCCTGAGTTTCCATCCCATCCTCCACTCAGAATGCGGCTCACCAGGCTTTAAGGGGTTAACTCCACAGTGCTCCCCCCTtctagctcccccctcccctcatgtGTAAGCCCCAGATGTCTCCCAGCTCCTGATCTCCCCAGTTCCTCCCCATCCCATGCTCTCCATGTTGCCCCCACTACCAAAATCCTCTgattccccccgccccatcccacgGCACTCACCCATTTCCCCTCCTCGATCCCCACATACCCCCTGTCACCCATCAGCCCCCCCTGCCAGAATCCCTCCCTgatcccttccttcccagcctgtgTTCCCCACCCTGCCTGTCCCCCCGCTGCAAAGACCCTCCCCGACCCTCTCCCAGTCCCCCCACGTcacccacctcccccactgctgggaGCTCTCCCTGATTcccctctccagcctgggctccccattTCACTTGCCTCCTGCACTGCTGAGACCCCTCCCAGCTTCCCCTTCCCCatgccaccctcctcccctgcggCCCGGATCcctccccaatcccctgccacacCACACCTGGTTCCCAACTCCGTGCACCCCGTAGCTGTCTGGTTTCCCAAGAGTTAACAGCATTGCAGTGACGGCGCTGGGCGAGTATCCTGTGTGGGAGCTCCTGGGTGACCCcgcccagccccagtcccaggtGAGAGGCGGGGGTTGGCAGAAAGTGGTATAAATCCCACAGCTTGGAGCTGGGATAGTGCAGCTCACTTTACTCCAGCCAGCAGAGACGAGGTCAGCCACTGCTGCTCCCTAAAGGCCTCCAGGATGGTTTGCGGCGGCGGACAGCCGCCCCTTGGCGTGACTCCCATGATCCTCCTGGTTCTGTGTCTCCATCTCCCAGGTAGGTCCTGAGCCTCCCTGGGGGTTAAAGGTCGTCCACTGCTCCTTTGGCTTTCATGTCTTGGAGGTGCTGCCGCTGGCTGTGATATCAGTGCCGGCTGTGATGTCATCAGCCATCCTGGCTGTGATGTCACAGATGGAcagatggcggggggggggtgaggagggtgtTGGTTGGGGAGAACAAGGCAGGCGGGaggctgcagtgggggaagtGTAGAGAATGCAGCCTGACCAGAGGGATCCTAGCAGAGGGGGAGGCGGGTGGtgtggggggcgcaggctgggggCGAATCGGGGAGGGAGCccaaaaaggggtgtgtgtggcataGGGAGAGCAGGCCGGAGAGGGGTGGATTTGGTGAGGGATCCCAGCAGAGGGGGagatgggtggggtggagtggggagcgTAGGCCAGgatgggggatgcaggagggatcCTAGCAGAGGGGCAGGCGGGCAGGGTGGGGAGCACCCATGGGACTCAGGGAAGGATCCTGGAAGCAGAGGGGACAGATCAGCCCTTGACCTGAGCAGAAATTCCTGATGGAGTCAGCCTGTCCCTATTAGTTTGTTTATAAAGTGCGGGAGTGAGTCAGAGAGAGGCAGGCGGGGGGTTATTAATTCCAGGTTGTCTAGTTTTTATGACTGTTTTGATCTTCAGCCTAATAATCATAAAACTCCTCAACACCCAGTGACTTcaaaaggtctctctctctcacacacacacccagtatGTGCCTGGTAATTTTGCTCACTGCCAGCCTCTCCTCATGAGCCAGGATCCAGaaactgggaatagagcccaggaatcctgactcccatctccccctcccactgctctaaccactagactttactcccctcccagagctgggaatagaacccaggagttctggctcccagcccctctgctctaactGCTAGACCCTACTCCTCTTCCATGAAAGGTGCAGTGCTGTCACAGGGTGCCCAGGTGGGGACACACAGTAGGGATTACCTTTGCAGTAAGGGGGTTGGgggtctattgaagtcagtggaaagacgtCCCcttcctcattgacttcagtggactgggaatcaggacctATTACATTGCCCCTAGTGGTAGCCCCCTATCCCCTGCACCAATTAATAGGAGACAGACAATATTATAGCACAGCACCAACCCTGCTCTAATTAAGGTTGAGATCAACTTTCCCTTTAAAGGCAGACTCTTCTAAAACATGCAGGGTTATGTGGATTGCCTTGCAGTTTGGTGGATCCTCTCTGGTGAACACTCACTGTCATACCAGGTCCTCTGCCCTCAAGGGGAGCTGGTGTGATTCAACTCCTGGCATcataccacagcactgagatacatTTATAGTGACGACAGCAAGAATTTTATTATCGAAGGTGCAATGATAGCGGGAAAGGACAATGGAAGCAAAACAGGGTGCATATAAAACATAACACCCTGTCTAGAGACTAGCCTTCACTTAGCAGGCTAACTTGGAAAGTGATCTCACCCCAGACGACGCAGCCTGTCACCCAAGGTTGGTTGCAATCCCGTTTTCATGAATGTAACCGCACTGCCTGCTGATTTCTTAGGTGCCGGATAAAGGGGTGTCTTCCTTGTCTTCCTTTTATAGCCCCCAAGGTTTGTCATCTGTCCTTAGAGTCAGGAACACCCTCCCTTTCCCCCGTAGCTTATTCTACggtgtgctgcctgcctgttGATTTCACATCTCCTTGGCTGAATTGACATGTAAATGGGTTGGCTTACAATGCTTCGTTTACATGCCGACCAAGAGAAATTTGCCCAGCAGAAAACCTCTTTGTCCACCCTGCCTCGATACAGACGGTCGGAACAGATTTTCAGTAGACAGATGTAACGCCTCACGTAGGAGCTGTACAGACATTTCATAACGATATTAATCACCAGCGTGATGCCAGCTGTCATTTAAGATCTCACCTGGTGTTCTTTGGTGGACCAGAATGTGTGTGTCAAGATCAGGCTATTCGTGTAACCCAGTTAGCTCTGGGGGTTTGTTAGGATCACACCTGTGCCGACACAACCCTACCCAACACAGCGCTGACATGAAGGAGGCTGGTGCACCTCTTCCTTTGCTCACACACACTGGAGTCGTGGAAAggggctcacagcccccccccccagatctccTCATTTCACAATCGCAGCTCTACCGAGCTGCTCCATCGAATCCCTCCACCATTCAATATTCCGAATGCAGTGGGGTGCATGCAGATAATCCCCGGAGGCTCTTGCCAGCTCcaggggggcagagttaaggttgtggggCATATTtatcttaactctgtatttcctgattTTAAGAAGCGTGAGTGCAGCTGAATTCGCCGCTGTGGAAGGGCACAAGACCACCGGGGAGACTGAACGCTGTTTTAACCAAGGGTTGTGCCAGTGAATAatctctccacctccctcctaGGCTCGGCGTCCAAGTGCATCCCACGGCAGGAGGAGCCAGCGCTGGAACCACTGCCAGTTGGCATGGACCCCTACAGTCAGCCGGCGGGGATCCTGCAGCCCCAGGTCCGCCCGCAGGGGCAGGGGATTGGTAACGAGCCTGGGGCCTACGGAGGAACCGATTCTGGATCGTATGGAGGACCTGGGCCCGGATCATACGGGATAGATGGGCCTGGGGCCTATGGAGGAACCGATTCTGGATCGTATGGAGGACCTGGGCCCGGATCATACGGGATAGATGGGCCCGGAGCCTATACAGGAACTGGGGCCGGATCCTACGGAGGAACTGGATGTGCATCAAACGAAGCAGCCGGAACTGGGTCATCTGAACAACCTGGACCCGGATCGTATGGAATAAATGGCCCCGGAGCCTATGAAGGAGCCAGGCCGGATATCTCAGTGGGGGGCTCCCCGCCACAGTATGGGATGCCGGGTGCTGGCTATGGGGTTGGCTCCGTCAGGCCGTTCGGGCACATCCCGCCAGTCTATAAGAACCCCAGCATCCCCTTCGTGCCAGGTCTCCATGACGAAGTCAGAACCGCAGGGCACATACGGGTCCCCTTTAGGGGCCCGGTGAGCTACGCCGGGAatgcccagctggggcagggggtgggtagGTTCCCGCGCCCACAGTACAAGGAGCCCAGCATCCCCTATGTGCCGAGCCTTTCAGAGCTGCCCAACCATGCTGGACAGGGGGTGTCgtccatgcccggggtctccgtTGACAATGCTGTTGGAGGGGGAGCGGGAACAGGAGATGTGCCCATGCCAGGCTCTTCCAATCCCATGCTGCCCAACAGCCCTTAGTCCACAGGGCGTGAGAAGCGAGCTGGTGAGGGTTAGCAGCTAAGGCAGGAGGAGGGCAGaatgcctgggttctgtccccagctctggggggtaTGGTTTAGGTGTGAGAGCAAGGGaatgggactcaggactcctgggtactatccccagctgcaggagaagagtggggtctagtggttagagtgggaggcaggtcaggactcctgggttctatcccaagCTCTTGTCGGGGAGTGGGGGTCTAGTCATTGGAGCAAGACAATGGGGGCTTCTATCCCAGCTTTGGgaggaatggggtctagtggttagagcagggtgggaatggggatcaggactcctgggttctgtcctggTTCTGTGAGtaggggctagtggttagagtgggagggagaatgggggccaggactcctgggttcaatcccagctctatgaggggagtggggtctagtggttagagcgggggggctgggagtctgtactcctgggttctatctcccaCTCTCTTGTCATCTTACGACATGCCCCTGACTGGGCCACTCCatcgctttgtgcctcagtttccccgttgTGTTCCAAAACCTTTTGCTCAGCGCTTAGCTGTGGATGGGGGTCAGCGCTTATAGCCCTCCCTGTGtaaattccccacccccatttccctgatctccccccacccagcctggatcgcttcacccctcccccccaaccactTCTCCTTCCCATATGGTCTGTGATCTCAGGGCCTTTGTATTGCTGGGATgcctggatgggggtggggaggacgtctgcgtctctctctgctcctcgcTTCTGGTGCTGTAAATGCTTCCAATAAAATCCTTGCTCTGTAAGGTCATTTCGCTTAATTCCTCCCTTCAGAGCGAGTtcggggcaggagccaggcagcGTTGGGagctcagagcagggactggacgGCCAGCAGCAGTGCACACTCCCCCTGTCCTCGCTTCCAAGCATTGcctgctgggggcagagaggcgCTCGGTCGCCAGGGCCCATCCATGACGCTTGACGGACGCTGCCAGCAGGTCCCTTCTGATGTGAGCATCTGCAAGGAACAGCGCTGAGAAGCCACTCACTTATTTCACCTACGGGGGTGAAAACCAGATTGGAACTGGTgctccctagaggggaaaggatCCATGTTCCAGTCCCTGgccccctgagccatccagtcccccaCCCTGGGACCAGATtggagccagtgccccctagaggggaaaggctcccTGTCCCAGTCCCATGAGCCAGCCGCTCCCTCCACCCTGGGGCTGGACTGGAGTcgctgccccttctcctctccagGTGAGATTATAGGCAGCGTTGGCACCAAGATgtaacacagttgcaaaaaaagcaaacatcattctgggatgtatattagcaggtgtgttgcaagcaagacacaagccgtaattcttcccctctacaccatgcaaattaagcctcaactggagtattgtgtccaattctgggtgccacatttccagaaagatgtggccaaactggagaaaatccagagaagagcaacaaaaatgatgaaaggtctagaaaacatgacctatgagggaagattgaaaacattgggtttgtttagtctggagaaaggaagactgagaggggacatgatcacagtttttAAGTATATaaatggttgttacaaggaggtgggagaacaattgttctccttaacctctgaggataggccaagaagcagtgggcttaatttgcagcaagggcagtttaggttggacattaggaaaaacttcctaactgccagggtggttaggcactggaataaattgcccagggaagttgtggaatctccattattggagatttttaagagcaggttggacaaacacctgtcagggatggtctagataatacttagtcctgccatgagtgccggggactggaccagatgacctcttgaggtcccttccagtcctatgattctataattctcaGATGGGCTGGGCCGGCGGGCGGAACAATCACCTCATCTGACACTCCAGTGTCAGATAAACCAGGACGCCCTCCCAGAGATTCCTCCCGGCTCACCTCACCACCCCCGCAGGCCCTATGTCTCTCGTGGGAGACAGAAACATCTAAGTCTCCAATGTCCAACCAGGGCTGAGCTCACCCCAGGCAAAAGGGGACGCGAGTTTTCTGAGGGCTGCCTGTGTCGCGGGGGCTTGATTTGGAAGGGGGGGtaggaggagggaggtgggatgGCCGCAGTGTGGAACAGGCGATCGTTAGTTTGGGAACACGACTGGGGTGCACAGGCTCCAACTTTccccggcgccggtgggtgctcgtgccctccgccctgccccgactccaccctatccccgcccccattccaaccccttccccaaagtccctgccccaactccgccccatccctgcccctattggatcccttccccaaatccccgccccggccccgcctcttcacTGAGCgtgttcccccttcctccccgcctctgccccctttcccctggggCCACGCCCCCGGCCAAGacagaagccagagctgggccagggagcctgggcctCTCCACCTGCCAAGGCTGGGAAGAGCCTGAGAGtagccccagtcccagcccatgtccccaccccccaggcccaccacccagggcaggtggagggtccacggcTCCCCACACCTGGGGGCAaggcctcggggggaagaggagaggtagGGGCGGGGCCCGTTGCGAAAAGTGGacgggccatggccccttggCTCCCCCTGTTCCGGCGCCCCTGCCCCGGTCTCCCCACCCGCCCCATcacccctgctgtctccccaggctccccaaccatccccccattgccctggcccccgctgccttCTCTGCCCCacttcccagcccctgctgcctcccctcccattgccctgagctcccttcgGCGGCCTTGCACCCCGCGCCTTGTCTCTTGACCATGGTGCCCTCGGCTGGCGCCCACCCCtgaggccagccctgccccagagacatCAATGGGGCATGTCATCCTGCCATGATGCGGCCTCCAATGACTCCAGCAGGGGAACGAGGAAGACGCTTAGAGCGCTGCAGAGAACGCACGTGGGACACTGATGCTCTGATGCTGATCATCCTTCGACCCACCCACGCTTCTGTTCGGGTTGCAGGCTGCAATGCACCGCACTGCCCCTGGGGGGCGCTTGTTAGGGTTAGAGGCTGCCCTGCACCAGATGGCCACAAGGCCTAGTGCCTGGGGTGTCCAGTCAAGTCTCTATTCCTGCAAATAAGCACTTGCGGGTTTCCCAGCCAGGTTTTCTTAGTGGCTGTCCTTGAACCCCCTGtactggctccctgcccagccgcTGCAGCTCCCCTACAAACCCTACGCAGATCGGCACCAGCTGTGATCGCTGGGGGTGGAGGCGGCTGTTCCACGGGCAGCTCTGCCCACGCTTCCTGGGGCTCCCACCCCCCAATAGAGCCCGGCCACCCCCTGGCTaaggacctttcctcttacctgggcaggggaagggggacgtGCAGTAGGGAGGGGCTGATGGGAGATGTAGTCACTCGCTTTGCAGATTCATCACCCTGGGAAGCGAGAATGGGCAATGGGATTTCAGAGCAGTGGGGTGGGTTAAGGGTTTGTGGGGAGATGAGCAGACTCGTGAGAGAGATGTTCAGCTGTCAGGGGTCAATGGAggtgactcccagcccccccggctgtaaccactggaccccactcccctctgggagagaacccaggagttctgactcccagccctccctgctctaacccactagaccccgctcccctcccagagctggggagagaacccaggagtcctgactctcccGTCTCCTACCACCAGATTGTGCTGCCTCCCAAGAGATGTGAGTGCCGGAGCATGCTCCTAGATCACAGAAAAGACGCGTGTGAGGAAAAGGAGCAATGCCACCAGTGTGGCTGATCCGTGACCCTAACGCGGGGATTCATTAATTCAGTCCGTCACGTGCACAGAGCAGGTCTGATTCCCTCAAGCAGgggccagacacacacacacacacgacaggcCGACCCATCTCTGCGCAAAACTATTTGTCTCGCCCCCGTCCCCGATTCACAACCAAATATCCGCCCTGCTCCTAGCCTGAGCGACCGGTCCCTCTGCTCCTTCCACCAGCACAGTCCTGAATCGCTGTCTCCCAGCATGTTACAAACCTGCACTGGCTGGGGCCACGCGGCTGCCATCGGGCGACCCGGGCGGAACCACTTGGCCCAGCTGTTTTCTGGCTGGATCTCGAGGCTTCACACCAGCCCAAGGGGCTGCAATTGTGCTAATAACAGAGGGTTTGGGGCGTTCCCCTGCTGGAGCCCGTGACAGCACATGTTCGCAGACATAGGCGCAGCCTCTgtgggggctccggggctggagcacccacggggaaaaattggtgggtgctctgcacccaccgacagctccccaccctgcccccttgccccagctcacctccgcctcctcccctgagcgcaccgcatGCCCGGTTTTCCCCCCTcgctcccagcgcttgtgccgtgaaacagctgtttcgcacggcaagcactgggagggaaggggaaagaggaggaatgcggcgcgctcggggaagaggtggggctggggcggggatttggggaagggatccaatagggacagggagggggcggggatttggggaaagggtcCAATAGAGGCacggagggggcagagttggggcagggactttggggaaggggttggaatgggggcggggaaagggtggagtcggggcgggggggcgcgcgagcacccaccggtgccgggaaagttggcgcctatgtttgCAGAGACGCAGAGTCAGCATCTTCCAAACAAAACAGGATTTATTTCCCCCCAGGGGTACGAAGCACTCAGGAGGGTGGGTTAACGCGGGGGCTGGGAGGAAATGGCCAACCCCACCTTTTTTGTGCTGAAAAATGCCGATTTGGGTTTGAGGCGGGCGTGGGCCTGATTTTTAAGCCTGGCTACTAGCTTCAGGGGCAGGGAAACTGACTGAGTCACTACCAAGTCGGGGCGGGGGTGTCAGGAGACGGACACTGCGGCTGTCGTGGGATTTTGAGACAGGAACAGAGAAATCCCCAGCTGTGAGGTCCACCTAGTCCGGTCTCTGACAGTGACTGACAacggctgcacagacacacagcgagagacagtcccagccccagctgagatcagggccccgttgtgctgggcgctgcacagacacacagggagagacagtcccagccccagctgagatcagggccccgttgtgctgggcgctgcacagacacacagcaagagacagtcccagtCAGGGCCAcccttaggcatatgcagctgcgtagggcacctgaaaatttaggGCACCTCTCGGACCATAGGTGCCGGCTTCTCAtcttgccagggggtgctcggcctcTCCCTCTGCTgtaggccccgccccccactccaccccttcccctaagccctcgccccgcctcttcccgctcctattctacccccaccccacctcttccgcgcctcctccccagagcacaCCCtatccccgctcctctccctccctcctggagctggaACGCTGTGAATCAGCTGTTTGTGGTGTCCAGAAGCaccgggagggagtgggaggagtcgGTAAGCACGGGGCCGCTGGCAAGCAAGAggtgcgggggcaggggggtgggagtttggtgccagtgggtgctccacacccactacattttccccgtgggtgctccagtcccagagcacccaccCACAGAGCCCACCCCTATGACcaggacagcaggtaagagcaggTCAGCTCCCACACACCCAGCTCGCTGCAGTCTCCTTACTAGGCAGAAGGCAGAGGCCGTATTCACAGAGCTGAATGTGCTGGcgtaggggcaccagtttaataatactgcgtagggccccataaatcctaaggatggccctggtcCCAGTCCAAAAAAGCTCATGGTCTAAGCAGTGCGGCATAGGGGCCAGAAAACTGGGtggggactcaggacacctgtaTTCTATTG from Malaclemys terrapin pileata isolate rMalTer1 chromosome 13, rMalTer1.hap1, whole genome shotgun sequence includes:
- the LOC128847754 gene encoding spidroin-2-like, with the translated sequence MVCGGGQPPLGVTPMILLVLCLHLPGSASKCIPRQEEPALEPLPVGMDPYSQPAGILQPQVRPQGQGIGNEPGAYGGTDSGSYGGPGPGSYGIDGPGAYGGTDSGSYGGPGPGSYGIDGPGAYTGTGAGSYGGTGCASNEAAGTGSSEQPGPGSYGINGPGAYEGARPDISVGGSPPQYGMPGAGYGVGSVRPFGHIPPVYKNPSIPFVPGLHDEVRTAGHIRVPFRGPVSYAGNAQLGQGVGRFPRPQYKEPSIPYVPSLSELPNHAGQGVSSMPGVSVDNAVGGGAGTGDVPMPGSSNPMLPNSP